The Marinomonas maritima genome segment GCCAATATCGACACTGAAGCCGAGTTCATCTGGGGTGATAAAGACGTCTACTTCGCCTGTTCGAATCTCTCCTGCAAACGGGTGATTACGGCCGTAACCGCGCTGAGTGGAATAACCCAGTGCGAGTAAAAAACCTTCGTCGCCACGCACAAGAGATTGCAAACGCGCACTGCGATCACAAGGGTAAGACGGTGGATCTTGCGTTATATCGGCAGGCGCAATGTTTTCATCCACTTCTTCTACGATAAGCTTTTCCCGTTCGAGCATTTGCAAGACACGAGTCATGGCTTCAGGTTCATCTTCAGTATTGGTCGGCGTGATATTGTCTAACTCTGCAGGCGTTCTACCATCGGCTAATAAGGTGAAATCCAGCAGTCGATGGGTGTAGTCGAAGGTCGATCCCAAAAGTTGGCCGCCAGGTAAATCTTTAAACGTCGCCGAGATTCGACGCTCTATGTGCATCTGTGTGGTCTCAATCGCTTCACTGCGATAAAAACGACTCAGCGTGGTGCGATAAGCGCGTAATAAGAAGATGGCTTCGACCAAATCCCCAGCAGATTGTTTGATGGCTAATGCCGCCAGTTGAGGATCATAAATAGACCCTTCGGTCATTACCCGAGCGACAGCCAGAGGGAGCTGTTCACTGATTTGTGCCACGGACATTTCAGGAATTTGCACATCACCGCGGCGATTTTTATCGAGCAATTTGTGCGCGTTGTTGATGGCGGTTTCTCCGCCTTTTACGGCCACGTACATTTAAAGCACCTCCACTTGAGTGGTTCGGGGTAGGCAAACGAGTTGGTTTTGGTCGATAAAGATAAAATCTAAACCAAGTGGGAAAGACCCGTTGCGTTCGCCTGTTTGATTCGATAAATAGTCCAGCAGTGTCGGTGAAAGGTCACTGATGGAAACCAGTTGCGCCGTCTCGATGCCGGGCCCAGTGAGACGCAAATTAACGCCTTCGCCAAGATCATCTTTCACACTCTGCACTTGAACGATGACGGTGCAGCCCGTTTCTGGATACTCGTCTGTTCCTTGAAAAAAGACATGAGGGAATCGCTCAACAGAATCGATTTCAGCTGGACCCATTAAGGCAAAGAGCGCTTGTTGGCTGTCTTCAACGATGGGCACTCCAGTATGAAAATGCAGATTATGTTTGATGTTTGATGTCGTAAAATGCGGCGACAACCACAGCGGTGTTTGTTGATCCATCATGGCTTGGCACACGGCAAAAGTGCTGGCATGAAGGGAGTCAATGGACTCTGGCGAATCGACGCAAACCAGTGTGCCGGGTTCACTCATTGCTTTGAGCAATTGACGAAATACCCGCTGACTGTCGTGTGTAGGTTTTTGAAAACCTTTGATTAAGGTGAGTGCTGTCATGATTAATCTTCCCCTCGAACTAGGGTAAAAAAGTTCACTTTGGTTTGCGCCACATTGTTGGCTTTTTGAGCCTGCTGTGTGGCTAAGGTGTGAGCCAAAGGCTGAATGATGTTTTCCATTAGGCTATGTTGATGGGTTGGGTCTTGCAGCATGGCGTCGAGTTGCGCCGCGCGAAGAGCGTGGTTCTTATCACGCCCTGCAATGTAGCTGTGGCCGTAATGGCCTTTCGCGGATTGTACGACACAACGAGTGATGGTCATGTCGCCCACATTAAACTGAGACCCCGTTCCGCCCATGCGACCGCGAATTTGGGTCAGCCCTACTTCGGCGGGGCGGATGTTTTCAAAGTCTTGTTGATCCATATAAACATTGGATAGCTTAATCAAGCTGTCTGAATTTGATTTTGCCATTACTGACATCCAGTGTTGTCTGGTTTTTTGTGTATCAGACATAGGTTTACTAATCATGGTGTTAAGGCTCCACGCTGTATTCAAAAATATCGCTACGGCTGACACTGATGGAGTATTCCATCAGTGTGTCGCTTTCGATTAAGTAATATTGGGAATGAATTTCCATCACTGGAATACCACGGCCAATTTGCAGTTGTTGGCATTCGTCAAAGGTTGGCATACGGGCTTTGAGTCGAGTCTTTCCTCGGGTTGCTTGGAATTGGTAATGTTCTTGCAAAAAATGGTGTAGTGAATCGGACTGATAGCCACGCATTACCTGTTTGGTCACACCAAAGAGGTGGTGCTTGATCAAGGTTGTCGCTTGTTCGTTAATAGAGCGACAGGTTTTGATCACTACTGCCTTTTGGTCATTGGGTAACCTGAGGCGTTGCGTAAGCTCATAGGGCAGCGTTTCTTCACAGCAGCCGAGCACTTGGGTTTCTAATGTCATGCCAGATTTTGATAGGTTGTAGGTAAAACAGGATTGATTATCGAGAGAGTAATCAATTGCCGGCTGTGTGACTTGATTGCCCAGTCCTTGAAAACGCTTGATCAAACCATCTTGCACCAATTCATCGATAGCGCGACGCACCGTATGACGATTTACTTGAAAACGACTTGCCAGCTTTTGCTCTGCAGGCAAGAGATCTCCAGATTCGTATTGCTGGTGGATTTCGTTTTTTAGTTGCTGGGCAATTTTTAGATAAATGGCCATCGTCTTCTCGTGTTTATTTTTAAAAAGAGCCTTATGTAAAAAGACACTTGGTAACTATTTGTCGTATTGATTGCTTGTCTAGACAAATTTTCTGGGCAAAAAAAATCAGATAAACGCTTTGCGCAAACGCTGCGAAATCAAATCAATAATGACCACACAAATAATGATGACGATCATTACGGCGCACGTTTGTTGAAAGCTGAAACCGCGAATACTTTCCCAAAGAATCACACCAATCCCGCCAGCTCCAACCATGCCGACAACGGTGGCTGAACGTACATTGGCTTCAAATCGATACAGGGAATAGGAAATCCATAGCGGCAGAACCTGTGGAATGACACCATAAAGAATCTCTTCTAGTTTATTGGCGCCTGTGGCTCTAACTGCTTCTGCAGGGCGTGGATCGATCGCTTCAACGGCTTCTGAAAATAGCTTGGCTAGAACGCCGGTAGTATGAATAAACAACGCCATTACCCCCGCGAAAGGGCCTAACCCGACAGCAACAACAAACAGCATGGCAAACACCATTTCGTTGATGGCACGAGACGCATCCATCAGACGGCGCACGGGTTGATAAAGCCAAGCCGGTGCCATGTTTTCAGCACTCATCAAACCAAAAGGGATGGCGAAAATAATCGCTAGCACCGTTCCCCAAAGAGCGATGTGCAAGGTGATGATCATTTCATCCAGATAATAGGAAAGATCACGAAAATCGGGCGGGAAAAAATCGCCGGCAAATTCCAACATATTGCCGCTGTCTTTGATCAAAACAAGCGGATTCATTTCTGCCGCATTCCAACCCCAACTTAACAGCATAAAAAGCACTGCCCAGCCGATTGCTGATAGCCAATTAAAAGGTTTTTTGATGAGTTGATTGACTGCTATATCGCTCATGTTGCTTCTCAATTCTTATTTGTCATTGAAAGATAAGTGACGATAAAGGCGTGATGTTTATGGTATTTACCGCGCCTTTATCGTTTATCTGTCCTGTATTGCTAAACCGATTTAGTTACATGAACCTTAGTTCGTTTTTGCGGCCGCAATAGCGTCCATAGAACGGTTTAATTCTGCTAATTTGTCATCAATTTCTTGGATTTTTTCCGCTTTTTCTTTGGCTGCCATTTTCGAATCGCCGCTCAATGTAAGGCGTTCTTTAAACAACACTAGCTGACGGATTGGCAATAATTGGTCATCGTTAGACGCTTTGAATGGTGCCCACTGTAGGGCTTCTAATATTTCAAGTTCTTCAGAATCATTGGTTTTCCCGTAGCTCAACATAAAGTCGTAAACTTTACCTTTGATGCTCTCAGGTAGATTTTTACGCCAAACGATAGGATCGGCAGGAATCAAAGGTGACTTCCAGATGACTTTAACTTTGTCGTATTTATCAGGGTGTGTTGACTTGATACGAGCCACGTTTTCAGTATTGTTTGTTGCAACATCAACTTGCCCAGACGCGACCGCAAGGAAGTTACTTTCGTGTCCTGCGTTGGTCGTACGTTTAAATATTTTCTTTGCATCAACATTATTTTTGGCAAATACATAGTAACTAGGTACTAGGAAGCCAGACGTAGAGTTAGGATCACCATTACCAAAGGTTAGTTCTTTACTGTGTTCAAGCATGTCTTCAACAGTATTGATTTTGGTGTTGTTTTTGTTGACCAATAACAAACTCCAATAACCTGGGTTGCCTGAAACGTCTACCGTTTGTGCAAATATTTGTGCACCAGAACGGTCAACTGCTTCTAGCGCTGATTTGTTGCCTAACCAAGCGATATCGACTTTATCAAAACGCATTGCTTGGATAATGCCAGCGTAGTCCGAAGCAAAAAAAGGTTTTACTTCCATGCCCATTTTCTTAGACATATCGTCTAAAAATGGCACCCAGACTGTTTTTAAATTTTGTGAAGACTCGGTAGATATGATGCCGAAGTTCAGTGTTTTCATGTCTTCTGCTTGTACTGTCACGGGAGCCGACAGTAATGCAAAAAATGCCGTCGCTGACATTACTTTGGCGATAAACCTTTTTAATTTCATAACGTAAACTCCAATAATTAATTGATCAATGAGTGGTGCGTTGCACGGTTTATTTCTGTGGTAATTCGTCTGTTTTTAGGGCGTGATATTCCATTTAAGATGGCTTGAGAGGAATCGTTAACAGGCGATTCTTCTTGTTGAGAGCCATAAAGTGAGGCAAGGTTTTCTTCATTCAGATGATGAATGAGGTTATCGAAAAACACCTCTCCATCTTGTAGCGCCACGGCGCGTTCACAGTACTTTTGTGCGTAATCCACTTGATGAAGCGTTACCACAACCGTGATGCCATCTTTTTCGTTGA includes the following:
- the phnG gene encoding phosphonate C-P lyase system protein PhnG — encoded protein: MISKPMSDTQKTRQHWMSVMAKSNSDSLIKLSNVYMDQQDFENIRPAEVGLTQIRGRMGGTGSQFNVGDMTITRCVVQSAKGHYGHSYIAGRDKNHALRAAQLDAMLQDPTHQHSLMENIIQPLAHTLATQQAQKANNVAQTKVNFFTLVRGED
- the phnD gene encoding phosphonate ABC transporter substrate-binding protein: MKLKRFIAKVMSATAFFALLSAPVTVQAEDMKTLNFGIISTESSQNLKTVWVPFLDDMSKKMGMEVKPFFASDYAGIIQAMRFDKVDIAWLGNKSALEAVDRSGAQIFAQTVDVSGNPGYWSLLLVNKNNTKINTVEDMLEHSKELTFGNGDPNSTSGFLVPSYYVFAKNNVDAKKIFKRTTNAGHESNFLAVASGQVDVATNNTENVARIKSTHPDKYDKVKVIWKSPLIPADPIVWRKNLPESIKGKVYDFMLSYGKTNDSEELEILEALQWAPFKASNDDQLLPIRQLVLFKERLTLSGDSKMAAKEKAEKIQEIDDKLAELNRSMDAIAAAKTN
- a CDS encoding carbon-phosphorus lyase complex subunit PhnI, with protein sequence MYVAVKGGETAINNAHKLLDKNRRGDVQIPEMSVAQISEQLPLAVARVMTEGSIYDPQLAALAIKQSAGDLVEAIFLLRAYRTTLSRFYRSEAIETTQMHIERRISATFKDLPGGQLLGSTFDYTHRLLDFTLLADGRTPAELDNITPTNTEDEPEAMTRVLQMLEREKLIVEEVDENIAPADITQDPPSYPCDRSARLQSLVRGDEGFLLALGYSTQRGYGRNHPFAGEIRTGEVDVFITPDELGFSVDIGSIQVTECEMINGFSKLEDDDIKFTRGYGLAFGQNERKTLSMALIDRALQAEKYDEERVSPAQQEEFILSHCDNVEASGFVSHLKLPHYVDFQSELELLRRLRKEQANKETANTEKGEQA
- a CDS encoding GntR family transcriptional regulator, translated to MAIYLKIAQQLKNEIHQQYESGDLLPAEQKLASRFQVNRHTVRRAIDELVQDGLIKRFQGLGNQVTQPAIDYSLDNQSCFTYNLSKSGMTLETQVLGCCEETLPYELTQRLRLPNDQKAVVIKTCRSINEQATTLIKHHLFGVTKQVMRGYQSDSLHHFLQEHYQFQATRGKTRLKARMPTFDECQQLQIGRGIPVMEIHSQYYLIESDTLMEYSISVSRSDIFEYSVEP
- the phnH gene encoding phosphonate C-P lyase system protein PhnH gives rise to the protein MTALTLIKGFQKPTHDSQRVFRQLLKAMSEPGTLVCVDSPESIDSLHASTFAVCQAMMDQQTPLWLSPHFTTSNIKHNLHFHTGVPIVEDSQQALFALMGPAEIDSVERFPHVFFQGTDEYPETGCTVIVQVQSVKDDLGEGVNLRLTGPGIETAQLVSISDLSPTLLDYLSNQTGERNGSFPLGLDFIFIDQNQLVCLPRTTQVEVL
- the phnE gene encoding phosphonate ABC transporter, permease protein PhnE — translated: MSDIAVNQLIKKPFNWLSAIGWAVLFMLLSWGWNAAEMNPLVLIKDSGNMLEFAGDFFPPDFRDLSYYLDEMIITLHIALWGTVLAIIFAIPFGLMSAENMAPAWLYQPVRRLMDASRAINEMVFAMLFVVAVGLGPFAGVMALFIHTTGVLAKLFSEAVEAIDPRPAEAVRATGANKLEEILYGVIPQVLPLWISYSLYRFEANVRSATVVGMVGAGGIGVILWESIRGFSFQQTCAVMIVIIICVVIIDLISQRLRKAFI